The Thermococcus sp. DNA window TCTCAACCTCGATTAGTGGTGGCTCCCTCCTGTCGCAGAGGCCTGCCTTGGCCAGGGGACAGCGGGGATGGAAGCGGCAGCCTTTCGGCGGGTTTACCGGACTTGGTGGCTCCCCCCTGACCTCCATCCTCTTCTTTGTCCTGGCCAGCTCCGGATCGGGCACAGGAATCGCAGAGAGAAGCATCTGTGTGTAGGGATGAAGCGGGTTTTCAAATATCCTCTTGGCCGGTCCGACTTCAACAAGCTTACCCAGGTACATGACGCCCATTCTGTGACTCATATACTTGACGACGCCGAGGTCGTGGCTTATGAATAGGTACGAGAAGCCGTATTCCTTCTGCAGCCCCTTGAGGGTGTTCAGGATGTTCGCCTGCACCGAAACATCGAGAGCCGATGTTGGCTCATCGAGAACCACGAAGTCCGGCTTGAGGGCAAGGATCTTGGCCAGAGCTATCCTCTGCCTTTGACCGCCCGAGAACTCGTGGGGATAACGGTAAAGGTGCATCTCGTTGAGCCCAACGCTTTCGAGGAGCTTTATCACGAACTCCTCGGGGTCATCGACAGTTATGCCGTGGAATTTAACCGGCTCCATTATGGTGCTGAAGACAGTCTGACGCGGGTCAAGTGAGGAGTAAGGGTCCTGGAACATTATCTGGGCATGTTTCCTGAACCACAGCAGGTCCTTGCCCTTGAGCTTCGTGACGTCCTTTCCCCCGAACAGCACGCTACCCGACGTTGGCTGTATCAGCCTCAGTATCGTCCTGCCGGTGGTGGTTTTTCCGCAACCGCTTTCGCCAACGAGGCCAAAAGTCTCACCAGGGTATATCTCAAAACTAACACCGTCGACCGCCTTCACCCATGCGATCGTTCTTAAGAGGCTTTTGACCGGGAAGTATTTCTTAAGGTTTTCAACTTTGAGCACTGGTTCCATAATCCTCACCTCAATACCTGTGGCAGGCTACAAAGTGGTTCGGTTCGATCTCTTTCAGCACTGGCACCGTCTCCCTGCATACCTGGGTTGCGAATGGGCACCTTGGATGGAAGCGACAGCCAGATGGAGGTGTTATCAGGTTCGGAACAGTTCCCGGAATGCTCTCAAGAGTTTCTATCTCTCCCAGAGGATTCGGCACGGCCTTCAAAAGTGCGGCTGTGTAGGGGTGCAAGGGGTTGTGGAAGATCTGGTCAACCGTCCCTATCTCAACGACCTTGCCCGCGTACATGACGACGACGCGCTGGGCGGTCTCCGCAACGACACCGAGGTTGTGGGTTATAAGCAGGACGGTCGCGTTGTACTTCCTCTTCAGCTCATTGAGCAGATCAAGTATCTGAGCCTGAACCGTAACGTCTAGCGCCGTCGTTGGTTCATCGGCTATGAGGAGGCGAGGGTTGTTGGCTATTCCAGCTCCTATGACAACACGCTGCTTCATTCCTCCACTCAGCTCGTGGGGGTAGTTCTTTACCCTACTTTCCGGGTCCGGAAGCATGACCTCACGGAGAACATTAACCGCTTTAGCAATGCCCTCCTTGATGTTCTTCACCTTGTTGTGAACCTCCATGGCCTCCCCAACCTGGTATCCAACGGTATAGAGGGGATCGAGCGAGGAGTGGGGATCCTGGAATATGTAGGCTATCTCGTTTCCCCGGATCTCCCTTATCCCCTCCTCCCCAATCTTGAGGAGGTCAACAGTTGAGCCGTCCGCTCTGTGGTAGACGACCTGCCCGTTCACTATCCTGCCCGGGCTCTCTATAAGACGGGTTATCGACCTTGAGGTCACGCTCTTTCCACAGCCGGTTTCACCCACGAGGGCGAGGGTTTCACCACGGTATATGTCAAAGGACACGTCCTCTATTGCCTTGACTATACCGGCGTAGGTGTAGAAGTACACGCTGAGGTTTTTGATCTCAACCAGGGGTTCAGGCATTACTCTCACCACCCGCGGCACCTTTCTTCTTCACCTTAAACTCCATGCTGCGTCTCGTCCTCGGATCGAGGATGTCCCTGAGTCCATCGCCGAGGAGGTTCCACCCCAGTACCACGGTGACTATGACGATACCGGGGAACGCCACAAGCCACCACGCCTGTGGGAAGTACTGAGCGCCCTGGTTGATCAAGTTACCCCAGTCAGGGATTGGTGGAACAGCTCCTAGCCCCAGGAAGCTCAGACCAGCCTCCGTCAGGATCACCCCGCCGAAGTCCATCGTTATCATGACCAGTATCGGCCCGATTATATTGGGCAGTATGTGCCTGAACATTATTGTTCTAGAGGGCAGACCTATGGCCCTAGCAGCCTCAACGTACAGGTTCTCCCTCTCCGTCAGCGTTGAACCGCGGGTTATTCTTGTGTACCCTGGCCACCAAACGATTATAAGGGCGACGAAGACCGCCAGTAGCTTTCCGAGGTTGTTAACGTC harbors:
- a CDS encoding ABC transporter ATP-binding protein, whose product is MEPVLKVENLKKYFPVKSLLRTIAWVKAVDGVSFEIYPGETFGLVGESGCGKTTTGRTILRLIQPTSGSVLFGGKDVTKLKGKDLLWFRKHAQIMFQDPYSSLDPRQTVFSTIMEPVKFHGITVDDPEEFVIKLLESVGLNEMHLYRYPHEFSGGQRQRIALAKILALKPDFVVLDEPTSALDVSVQANILNTLKGLQKEYGFSYLFISHDLGVVKYMSHRMGVMYLGKLVEVGPAKRIFENPLHPYTQMLLSAIPVPDPELARTKKRMEVRGEPPSPVNPPKGCRFHPRCPLAKAGLCDRREPPLIEVE
- a CDS encoding ABC transporter ATP-binding protein; the encoded protein is MPEPLVEIKNLSVYFYTYAGIVKAIEDVSFDIYRGETLALVGETGCGKSVTSRSITRLIESPGRIVNGQVVYHRADGSTVDLLKIGEEGIREIRGNEIAYIFQDPHSSLDPLYTVGYQVGEAMEVHNKVKNIKEGIAKAVNVLREVMLPDPESRVKNYPHELSGGMKQRVVIGAGIANNPRLLIADEPTTALDVTVQAQILDLLNELKRKYNATVLLITHNLGVVAETAQRVVVMYAGKVVEIGTVDQIFHNPLHPYTAALLKAVPNPLGEIETLESIPGTVPNLITPPSGCRFHPRCPFATQVCRETVPVLKEIEPNHFVACHRY